TTTTTTCATGTCCTGAATGATGGGGTTGTCTTGGGCACATACCGTCACGATGCAGTGCTGGCAGTGGATGATCCCCAGAGGAATGGTGTCATAAGGAATGTCGCTGTGGTCCCCCAGTGGAAACGAAGTCTGAATCAGAAAGAGGATGAAATCATCTTCTTTCTCGAAGCGGGGCCTTTCGTCCACGTCCAGAGGGTAATTCAGGTAGTCCACGGGAATGCCAATCTCGTGGTGCAGGTAATCGATTTCTTCGAGGCTCGGGGCGATGGCATTGATCCAGCACCCTTCCATGTAATCGTCAACGAGGTGGAGCTTCCCTCCAATGCTGCGGTAGTATTCCAGCATCAGCACACCCCCCCTGCGCAAGTGTTCATGCGCATTGTAGAACCTCCTAAGGGTCAAACAGGCTTAAAGCAAAGAAAACGGGTGGTGGGAGGGTTGACTGGGAGGGTTGTCTTCTTTTGTCATGCCACCACCTCCTTAGGGGTTCTTTTTTACAGAACAAGAAAGCGCACTGAAGCGCCGATGGGTTCAGTGTAACAAGCGGGAGGAGGGGGGTGCAAGGGGCAAGAAGCCGAGGGCACAGGGCCGAGGGCAGAAAAAGCATCAGCAAATGCATAAGGAGCGCAGCTTGCTGCGCTCCCTCCAGAATCCGAATTTTGAACGATCTGTTCAGGGCTTGCCTGGAAAGCCCTCGGCTCTCGGCCCTGTGCCCTCGGCGGGCCGTAGGCCCTTAAACGTTGTACGTGCTGCTTGCGGTTGTGCCACCCCGACCGGTCCAGTTGGTGTGGAAGAACTCACCGCGGGGTTTGTCGAGGCGCTCGTAGGTGTGGGCACCGAAGTAGTCGCGCTGGGCCTGAATGATGTTGGCAGACACGATTTCGGAGCGGTAACCGTCGAAGTAGGAGATGGCGCTGCTGAACGCAGGAACCCACACGCCACTCAGGATGGCCTGTGCGACCACTTCGCGCCAGGGCTGCTGGTATTCCTGGATGATGTTGGCGAAGTACTCATCAAGGAGCAGGTTGGCCAGTTCGGGGTTCTTGTCGAAAGCGTTTTTGATGTCCCCGAGGAACTGGGCACGGATGATGCATCCGCCGCGCCACATCAGGGCGATGCTGCCGTAATTCAGGGTCCAGCCCTGCTCTTTGGCGGTCAGGCGCATCAGTTGGTAGCCCTGAGCGTAAGAGCAGATTTTGCTGGCGAACAGGGCTTTGCGTACCTTCTCGATGAACTCTGCTTTGTCGCCTTGGAAAGCGCCCTGAGGTCCAGTGAAGAGTTTGCTGGCCTGCACGCGCTCGTTTTTGAGGGCGGAGATGCAGCGGGCAAACACGGCTTCAGCGATGGTGCTGGAGGGGCTGCCCACGTCCAGAGCGTACACCGAAGTCCATTTGCCGGTGCCTTTCTGGCCTGCGGTGTCCAGAATGACATCCACAAGGTCTTTTCCAGTTTCTTCGTCTTTTTTGGTGAGGATGTCGGCGGTGATTTCGATCAGGAAGCTGTCGAGTTCGCCGGTGTTCCACTCGGAGAAGATTTCAGCGATTTCGCTGTTGGAGAGGCCCACCACACCACGCAGGATGCTGTAAGCTTCGGCGATCATTTGCATGTCGCCGTACTCAATGCCGTTGTGGACCATCTTCACGAAGTGGCCTGCACCGTTTTCGCCCACCCAGTCACAGCAAGGGCTGCCATCTGCCACTTTGGCGGAGATGCCCTGGAAAATGGGTTTGACATGCTCCCATGCAGCGGGGTTGCCACCGGGCATGATGGAGGGGCCTTTGAGGGCACCTTCTTCGCCACCAGAGACACCAGTTCCGATGAACAGGATGCCTTTTTCTTTCAGGTAAGCGGTGCGGCGGTCAGAGTCGGCGGGGTGGCTGTTTCCACCGTCGATGATGATGTCTCCCTCTTCGAGGTAAGGCAGCAAGGACTCGATGGAGGCGTCCACGGCACTGCCGGCTTTGATCATCAGCATGACTTTGCGGGGACGTTTCAGGCTGTCCACGAGTTCTTGCAGGGAGTAGGCCCCCACAATGCTCTGGCCCTGAGCGCGGCCTTCCATAAAAGCCTTGACCTTGTCGGTGCTGCGGTTGTAGGCGGTGACGGTGAAGCCCTTGGAGGCCATGTTGAGGATCAGGTTTTCGCCCATCACGGCGAGACCCATCACGGCAATATCAGATTGACCCATGCTTTACAACTCCTTCCAGATGCTGGTGAATAAGCCCTTCCAATCTTCCCGGATGCCGGTCATGTGTGTGGCAGCGTCGGGTTGGGGGACAAAACCTAAAGCATATTGTACTTTGTACGTTAACCTGCTTTTGCTATTGTCTAATGCGACCAGAGCCACCATTGCCGCTCCAAGGGAAGAGGCGTCTACGGTGTGCGCCACCACCAGTTCGCGGTTCAGGGTGTCACTGAGCATTTGCATCCACAATGGACTGCGCGTGATGCTGCCGGTCACAAGGGTTCGGGTGGTTCCCTCAGACACCAGATCGTACACCTCGGCCAGAGAGAAGCACACCGCCTCCAAGGCAGCTTTTGCCAGATGGGCGCGGGTGTGTTGCAGGGTCAGACCATGCACCGTTGCACTCAGGTCAGACTTCCAGTGGGGGCTGCGTTCTCCGGTCAAGTAAGGCAAAAACAGCAAGCCTTCTGAAGAAGACACCTCTGCGGCCTCTTTGAACAGCACCTCAAAGGTCTCGGTGGGGTAATGCATGCGTTTGACCCAGTCGATCAGCAGTCCGGCATTGTTGATGGCCCCTCCAGAGAACACCTGAGCTCTGGAAAGGAAATAACACCATGTGCGGCCTCTGGCATCCAGTTGAGGTCCTTTCCCCATGCTGCGAACGGCCCCACTGGTGCCCACGGTGATCACAGTGTCCTGCACCCCTGCTCCAGTGCCCAGATTGGCCAGACCCCCATCGCTGCTGCCTGCAAACACAG
The Deinococcus misasensis DSM 22328 DNA segment above includes these coding regions:
- the gnd gene encoding decarboxylating NADP(+)-dependent phosphogluconate dehydrogenase, translating into MGQSDIAVMGLAVMGENLILNMASKGFTVTAYNRSTDKVKAFMEGRAQGQSIVGAYSLQELVDSLKRPRKVMLMIKAGSAVDASIESLLPYLEEGDIIIDGGNSHPADSDRRTAYLKEKGILFIGTGVSGGEEGALKGPSIMPGGNPAAWEHVKPIFQGISAKVADGSPCCDWVGENGAGHFVKMVHNGIEYGDMQMIAEAYSILRGVVGLSNSEIAEIFSEWNTGELDSFLIEITADILTKKDEETGKDLVDVILDTAGQKGTGKWTSVYALDVGSPSSTIAEAVFARCISALKNERVQASKLFTGPQGAFQGDKAEFIEKVRKALFASKICSYAQGYQLMRLTAKEQGWTLNYGSIALMWRGGCIIRAQFLGDIKNAFDKNPELANLLLDEYFANIIQEYQQPWREVVAQAILSGVWVPAFSSAISYFDGYRSEIVSANIIQAQRDYFGAHTYERLDKPRGEFFHTNWTGRGGTTASSTYNV
- a CDS encoding gluconokinase, giving the protein MNVIGLDLGTTGCKAVLVGEDGQPVRSTYRSYPLIKTEPGEATQNADVLWKAVQEALKDLNAEHADGLAFSGAMHSLLPIGNNGQSLCNALTWADTRPLETLKEVPLDPNAVYLKTGAPLQTPYHPAKITYLQHKHPELFSQVHLLVSLKDHIAFQLTGQWKADIGLASSSGLLNLHTGQWDADILHSLQVQSLLPEVLDAHDLLGHITPEATTLTGLKAGMPVFAGSSDGGLANLGTGAGVQDTVITVGTSGAVRSMGKGPQLDARGRTWCYFLSRAQVFSGGAINNAGLLIDWVKRMHYPTETFEVLFKEAAEVSSSEGLLFLPYLTGERSPHWKSDLSATVHGLTLQHTRAHLAKAALEAVCFSLAEVYDLVSEGTTRTLVTGSITRSPLWMQMLSDTLNRELVVAHTVDASSLGAAMVALVALDNSKSRLTYKVQYALGFVPQPDAATHMTGIREDWKGLFTSIWKEL